In Limnobaculum parvum, one DNA window encodes the following:
- the lpcA gene encoding D-sedoheptulose 7-phosphate isomerase has product MYQDLIRSELDEAAQVLQKFLSDDANIESVQRAALLLADSFKAGGKVLSCGNGGSHCDAMHFAEELTGRYRENRPGYPAIAISDPSHISCVSNDFGYDYVFSRYLEAVGREGDVLFGLSTSGNSANILRAIDAAREKGMKVIVLTGKDGGKMDGLADVEIRVPHFGYADRIQEVHIKVIHILMLLVEKEMAK; this is encoded by the coding sequence ATGTATCAGGATTTAATCCGCAGCGAGCTGGATGAAGCGGCTCAGGTATTACAAAAGTTCCTCAGCGACGACGCTAACATTGAATCTGTACAGCGCGCAGCCCTGCTACTCGCTGATTCGTTTAAAGCGGGTGGTAAGGTACTTTCTTGTGGTAACGGCGGTTCCCATTGTGATGCGATGCATTTTGCCGAGGAGTTAACCGGACGCTATCGTGAAAACCGCCCTGGCTATCCCGCTATTGCCATTTCCGATCCCAGCCATATTTCCTGTGTTAGTAATGACTTTGGTTATGATTACGTTTTTTCTCGCTATTTGGAAGCGGTTGGGCGAGAAGGGGATGTGTTGTTTGGTCTATCTACCTCTGGCAATTCAGCCAATATATTGAGGGCCATTGATGCGGCTCGAGAAAAAGGCATGAAAGTTATTGTATTAACCGGAAAAGATGGCGGAAAAATGGATGGCTTGGCAGATGTTGAGATTCGAGTTCCTCATTTTGGCTATGCGGACCGTATCCAAGAAGTACATATTAAAGTTATCCATATTCTAATGCTGTTAGTTGAAAAAGAGATGGCAAAATAG
- a CDS encoding class II glutamine amidotransferase → MCELLGMSANVPTDICFSFTGLIQRGGRTGPHKDGWGITFYEGKGCRTFRDPQPSYNSPIAKLVQEYPIKSCAVISHIRQANRGAVALENTHPFTRELWGRNWTFAHNGQLNGYRSLKTPDFQPIGETDSEYAFCWILQQLKQRYPRRPSNWPAVFRFIASCADQLRKKGVFNMLLSDGHYVMAYCSTNLYWLTRRAPFGKATLLDEDVEIDFQRETTPNDIVTLIATQPLTGNEQWQKIPEGEFALFHFGERII, encoded by the coding sequence ATGTGTGAATTACTTGGGATGAGTGCCAACGTGCCGACCGATATCTGTTTCAGCTTTACCGGGTTGATACAGCGCGGTGGTCGTACTGGCCCACATAAAGATGGCTGGGGTATTACCTTCTATGAAGGAAAAGGATGCCGAACTTTTCGCGATCCGCAACCTAGCTATAATTCACCGATTGCTAAATTGGTGCAAGAGTACCCGATTAAGTCATGCGCGGTTATTTCCCATATTCGCCAGGCCAATCGGGGAGCGGTAGCGTTGGAAAATACTCACCCATTTACACGTGAACTTTGGGGGCGTAATTGGACCTTTGCCCACAACGGTCAATTGAACGGTTACCGGAGTCTGAAAACGCCAGACTTTCAGCCGATTGGTGAAACTGACAGTGAGTATGCATTTTGCTGGATTTTACAGCAACTTAAGCAGCGTTATCCACGTCGGCCATCTAACTGGCCTGCGGTATTTCGTTTTATTGCCTCTTGTGCTGACCAATTAAGGAAGAAGGGGGTATTCAACATGCTGCTTTCTGATGGTCATTATGTCATGGCATATTGTTCAACTAACCTGTACTGGCTAACTCGGCGGGCGCCTTTTGGTAAAGCAACATTATTAGATGAAGATGTGGAGATCGACTTTCAGCGTGAAACCACACCAAACGATATTGTTACTCTAATTGCGACCCAACCATTAACGGGAAATGAACAGTGGCAAAAAATCCCTGAAGGAGAATTTGCCCTGTTTCATTTTGGTGAACGTATTATTTAA
- a CDS encoding L,D-transpeptidase family protein has product MSKSLFMLSVLLLSPVSFYSNAQSVQPLTEQQSTMQPEKQRLLGLPVYVRIIKEDKVLELFVKNQGAYQLVQSYPICNYSGGLGPKHYQGDFKSPEGFYQVTMQGLNPNSKFYRSLNLGYPNQYDQEHGFTGKHLMVHGDCVSTGCYAMNDQQISEIYQFIEYALINGQPQVEVNIFPFRMTNDKLKSYTHSVHYEFWQQLKAGYDFFEKTHQPPNMIVNNGRYNLAPQGLLANSPPKTNPANPFSR; this is encoded by the coding sequence ATGAGCAAATCTCTATTCATGCTCAGCGTATTACTGCTGTCGCCAGTGTCGTTCTATTCAAATGCGCAGTCTGTTCAGCCGCTGACTGAACAACAATCTACTATGCAACCAGAAAAACAGCGGCTACTGGGTTTACCAGTTTATGTTCGCATAATTAAAGAAGACAAAGTTCTGGAGCTGTTTGTTAAAAATCAGGGTGCTTATCAGTTAGTACAGTCCTACCCTATCTGTAACTATTCTGGAGGACTTGGGCCTAAACATTATCAAGGCGACTTTAAAAGCCCTGAAGGTTTTTATCAGGTGACAATGCAAGGCCTGAACCCAAACAGCAAATTCTATCGTTCACTCAATCTGGGTTATCCTAATCAATATGATCAGGAGCACGGATTTACTGGAAAGCATCTGATGGTGCACGGTGATTGTGTATCTACTGGCTGTTATGCCATGAATGACCAACAGATTTCCGAGATTTATCAATTCATTGAGTATGCGCTGATTAATGGGCAACCTCAGGTAGAAGTCAACATATTCCCATTCCGTATGACTAATGACAAATTAAAGAGCTACACCCACTCCGTACATTATGAGTTCTGGCAACAGCTGAAAGCGGGGTATGACTTCTTTGAAAAGACCCATCAGCCGCCAAATATGATTGTCAATAATGGGCGTTATAATCTTGCTCCACAGGGATTACTGGCCAACAGTCCGCCAAAAACTAATCCTGCGAATCCTTTCTCTCGTTAA
- a CDS encoding L,D-transpeptidase family protein, whose amino-acid sequence MSKYLFLLSVLLLSSVSFYSTAESQAVPTTKQAIAPSEKQRLLGLPVYIRIIKEEHKLELFVKTKNSYQHIRTYLICSYSGGLGPKKRQGDYKSPEGFYQITANSLNPNSKYYRAFNIGYPNQYDRAHGFTGNYLMIHGACVSVGCYAMTDEQIAEIYQFVEAAMKNGQQHVNINIFPFRMTNENMRRHQGSENQDFWQQLKVGYDYFEDTHQPPNISVVDGRYALTGPALPQTQHMYANNVPRNTEEYIGKFSYR is encoded by the coding sequence ATGAGCAAATACTTATTTCTGCTCAGCGTATTGTTATTGTCATCAGTATCCTTTTATTCAACCGCAGAATCACAGGCAGTACCGACAACTAAGCAAGCTATCGCGCCATCAGAAAAACAACGACTATTGGGCCTTCCAGTATATATACGTATTATTAAGGAAGAACATAAACTAGAGCTATTTGTTAAAACCAAAAATAGCTATCAACACATTAGAACTTATTTAATATGTAGTTATTCAGGTGGATTAGGTCCTAAAAAGCGTCAGGGTGATTATAAAAGTCCGGAAGGATTCTATCAAATAACCGCCAATAGTTTGAATCCTAATAGTAAATATTATCGCGCATTTAATATTGGTTACCCTAACCAGTATGACAGAGCCCATGGTTTCACTGGCAACTATCTAATGATACATGGTGCCTGTGTATCAGTAGGCTGTTATGCGATGACCGATGAACAGATTGCTGAAATTTACCAATTTGTCGAAGCTGCAATGAAAAATGGTCAACAGCATGTGAATATCAATATTTTCCCGTTCCGCATGACTAACGAAAATATGCGTCGTCATCAAGGATCCGAGAATCAGGATTTCTGGCAGCAGTTAAAAGTGGGCTATGACTATTTTGAGGATACCCATCAACCCCCAAATATTTCTGTCGTGGATGGTCGTTATGCGCTGACTGGACCCGCATTACCACAAACACAGCACATGTATGCTAATAATGTCCCCAGAAATACTGAGGAATATATTGGTAAATTTAGCTATCGCTAA
- a CDS encoding FAD:protein FMN transferase: MRLLLFITVFYISGCEPQQFAINGKTMGTYYSIKYIEHSGAPKGAELQKQIDVLLENVNNQMSTYRPESELSRFNQYRNINQVFPVSAATVKVINEARRINQLTQGALDISVGPLVNLWGFGPEKHKDQIPSNAELQQRKAWVGMNKLKVEGNGLIKEIPELYLDLSAIAKGYGVDVVAEYLESVGISSYLVDIGGEVRTKGQNDRQQPWRIAIEKPIAGIEQTVQEVITPGDMSVATSGNYRNYFEIDGVRYSHTIDPRTGWPVSNEIVSVTVLSPSCMTADGFSTAIGVLGLEKGMALAEQLQLPVMIVTQSGSGFIEHYSETFKQKIITP; the protein is encoded by the coding sequence ATGCGGTTATTACTTTTTATAACGGTGTTTTATATTTCAGGATGTGAACCTCAACAGTTTGCCATTAATGGTAAAACGATGGGGACTTATTATTCGATAAAATATATAGAGCACTCAGGAGCCCCTAAAGGTGCTGAATTACAAAAGCAAATTGACGTCTTATTAGAAAATGTAAATAACCAGATGTCCACCTATCGACCAGAATCTGAATTAAGTCGATTTAATCAATACCGCAATATTAATCAGGTTTTTCCTGTTTCTGCGGCAACGGTAAAGGTGATCAATGAAGCTAGGCGAATAAATCAACTTACTCAAGGTGCTTTGGATATTAGCGTTGGGCCTTTGGTTAATCTTTGGGGATTTGGGCCAGAAAAGCATAAAGATCAGATCCCCTCAAATGCAGAACTACAGCAGCGCAAAGCCTGGGTAGGCATGAATAAGTTAAAAGTCGAAGGTAATGGTCTGATAAAGGAGATACCTGAGCTTTATCTCGATCTTTCTGCGATTGCTAAAGGATATGGCGTGGATGTGGTGGCAGAGTATCTGGAATCAGTAGGAATTAGCAGCTATCTGGTAGATATTGGCGGTGAGGTGCGAACCAAGGGACAAAACGATCGTCAACAACCTTGGCGTATTGCCATTGAGAAGCCCATTGCAGGCATAGAACAGACGGTGCAGGAAGTGATTACTCCTGGCGATATGTCTGTTGCTACCTCAGGAAATTATCGCAATTATTTTGAAATCGATGGTGTTCGTTATTCCCATACCATTGATCCACGGACCGGCTGGCCTGTTTCCAATGAAATAGTATCAGTGACGGTGTTAAGCCCGTCCTGCATGACGGCTGACGGATTTTCAACGGCTATTGGCGTTTTAGGGCTGGAGAAGGGTATGGCACTGGCAGAACAACTGCAATTACCGGTGATGATAGTTACCCAGTCAGGATCGGGTTTTATTGAGCATTATTCTGAGACATTTAAGCAAAAAATAATAACTCCTTGA
- the dinB gene encoding DNA polymerase IV, translating to MRKIIHIDMDCFYAAVEMRDDPSLVNMPMAVGGRREQRGVISTANYIARRYGVHSAMPVAQALKLCPHLKVLPGRMEVYKDISRQIQRIFQRYTSVIEPLSLDEAYLDVTDCPMFNGSATLIAQDIRATIYQELKLTASAGVASIKFLAKIASDINKPNGQFVIAPDRIGEFLSDLPLTKISGVGAVTGKKLADLGLYTCKDVQAFDLATLLNRFGKFGRILHERCNGIDHREVCSDRQRKSIGVETTLSEDIHDWQSCLGVIERLYLELERRLSNVRPDLRIARQGVKLKFNDFQLTTQEHVWQRLDRSDLLTVAERVWQERRQNRGVRLVGLHVTLVDPQIEKQLALFS from the coding sequence GTGCGTAAAATCATACATATCGATATGGATTGTTTTTATGCCGCTGTAGAAATGCGGGACGATCCTTCGTTGGTGAATATGCCTATGGCTGTTGGTGGCCGTAGGGAGCAGCGCGGCGTTATCAGCACAGCTAACTATATTGCCCGCCGCTATGGTGTTCATAGTGCTATGCCGGTAGCTCAGGCACTGAAATTATGTCCTCACCTTAAGGTCTTGCCTGGGCGAATGGAGGTATATAAAGATATCTCCAGACAAATTCAGCGTATATTTCAACGTTACACCTCTGTTATTGAGCCACTTTCATTGGATGAAGCCTATCTAGACGTTACCGATTGTCCAATGTTTAATGGTTCTGCCACGTTAATTGCACAAGATATCCGAGCCACTATCTATCAAGAGCTGAAGCTGACGGCATCTGCTGGGGTAGCATCCATCAAGTTTCTGGCGAAAATAGCATCGGATATTAATAAGCCTAACGGTCAGTTTGTTATTGCACCCGATCGAATAGGGGAGTTTTTATCGGATCTTCCCTTGACCAAAATATCTGGCGTTGGTGCGGTAACCGGGAAAAAGCTGGCGGATTTAGGTTTGTATACTTGCAAAGATGTTCAGGCGTTTGATTTAGCCACCTTACTTAATCGATTTGGCAAGTTTGGCAGAATTCTGCATGAACGTTGTAATGGCATCGACCATCGGGAAGTGTGTAGCGATCGGCAGCGTAAATCTATCGGTGTGGAAACAACCTTATCAGAAGATATTCACGATTGGCAAAGCTGCTTGGGTGTCATCGAACGACTGTATCTGGAACTAGAACGCCGCTTGAGCAATGTCAGGCCTGATTTGCGTATTGCCCGGCAGGGAGTAAAGCTGAAGTTTAACGATTTTCAGCTAACGACTCAGGAGCATGTCTGGCAGCGGCTTGATCGAAGTGACCTGTTAACCGTTGCTGAACGGGTCTGGCAGGAACGACGCCAGAATCGGGGTGTCAGGCTGGTTGGCTTACATGTTACGCTGGT